The candidate division WOR-3 bacterium genomic interval TCCAAAGGAAACCGTCAGACACCCTGAAATATACTCCTAAATCCCCGTTTTCTGCAATATAATAAACATCTTCACAGGACAGGTCAAAGAAAAACCCCATATCTAAGAATAATTTTCTATTGTCGTGGATTCTTCCGTCAAAACTCTCTAACGAAACCAGAGATCCGTCACAAAAAGAGACGAAAACCGTGTCGTTGAAGACGTCGAAATCACTGGGAATAGCTGTCTCGTCAAATGGTGAAAACCAGAGAACGTTGCCCGTATTTTCGTCCAGACACCAAAGTTCTTCCCTCGTCAGAAAGAAAACCTTTCCCATGCTTTTGACCGGTTTTCTCATTCCTATGCCAGTGGCGTCTGTAATACCGACTTCTGAAATAAACAGTGTCTTGACGTCGAGAATGTAGATCATTCCGTCAATTTTTTGGTAGAATATTTTATATTCGCTCTCAAAAGAAGGCATGTATCTGCCCTTTGAAATTTTGAACTCCTGCAAGATCTCGAATTTTTCGTCAAACATTTTTATGACACCGTCTTCGAAAAGAACCACCATTTCACCGTTTACGCAATTTATCGCAGAGACGGAACTTTGGAATGTCGTGTCGAAAATTCTACTGCCATTTTCCAGAGAATACATAGTTATCCTGCCCAACGAGTTTCCGACAATGAGAATCGAATCGCCTTTTGTGTCCCAGGAGTTTATCTCTCCCCCCAAAGAATCTCGGAAAAGAGTGAAGTACTCGAAATTTTCAGGCTCTTGGGCGATATTTATTTCTCTTCTGGAACAGGAAAAGAAAATAAAAGAAATCAAAAAATACTTACATATTTTTTTACTCGGTGTTTTCG includes:
- a CDS encoding PQQ-like beta-propeller repeat protein → MGGEINSWDTKGDSILIVGNSLGRITMYSLENGSRIFDTTFQSSVSAINCVNGEMVVLFEDGVIKMFDEKFEILQEFKISKGRYMPSFESEYKIFYQKIDGMIYILDVKTLFISEVGITDATGIGMRKPVKSMGKVFFLTREELWCLDENTGNVLWFSPFDETAIPSDFDVFNDTVFVSFCDGSLVSLESFDGRIHDNRKLFLDMGFFFDLSCEDVYYIAENGDLGVYFRVSDGFLWNLKTENLYLVKPLLEGDYVIYASLDGKFIVVDRWTGTSKMTFQMGLSGVKYFENFGKFLFAVGEKGVFCVIGKR